A region of Granulibacter bethesdensis DNA encodes the following proteins:
- a CDS encoding lipoprotein-releasing ABC transporter permease subunit, whose product MFNAFERAVAARYLRARKGERFVSVIALFSLIGIALGVATLIVVSSVMSGFRQDIVNRMLGVNGHAEIEAYAGEQLHDYQAIVSRLKALPQVASAMPMIQGQVLLSTDAGGSTGVLVRGMEPKDIAAMPAIGDHIIMGSLDDLKGDDTIAIGAGLAQKFRLRPGDPVTLLAKEGAATAIGVIPRVATYRVAAVFSAGLSQYDSGVVFLPLRAAQIFFQKPDGATGIEIRVHQPDQVDAIVPDLRQALNGQKAFARDWRHSNDLLLGVLRVQQDTMFIVLGLIILVAAFNVISSLIMLVKDKRRDIAILRTMGASSGAVMRIFLMCGAFIGISGTVIGTVIGIAICRNIVAIQHWIEDISGGQVFDSSVFMLTALPDTVDWAEVIKTVLLALILSVMATLYPSWRAARTDPVEALRHE is encoded by the coding sequence TTGTTCAACGCTTTTGAACGGGCTGTTGCCGCACGGTATCTGCGTGCCCGCAAGGGAGAGCGCTTCGTATCGGTGATTGCGCTGTTCTCGCTGATCGGCATCGCATTGGGGGTGGCGACGCTGATCGTCGTGTCCAGCGTGATGAGTGGCTTTCGTCAGGATATCGTGAACCGCATGCTTGGCGTGAACGGGCATGCGGAGATCGAGGCTTATGCGGGCGAGCAATTGCATGATTATCAGGCGATTGTCTCCCGGTTGAAGGCGCTGCCGCAGGTGGCTTCAGCCATGCCGATGATTCAGGGGCAGGTTCTGCTGAGCACGGATGCGGGCGGTTCCACCGGCGTGCTGGTGCGGGGGATGGAGCCGAAAGACATTGCCGCCATGCCCGCGATTGGCGACCATATCATCATGGGATCGCTGGATGATCTGAAAGGCGATGACACCATTGCGATAGGGGCAGGGCTGGCGCAGAAATTCAGGCTGCGTCCCGGCGATCCGGTTACCTTGCTTGCAAAAGAAGGGGCGGCGACGGCCATCGGAGTCATTCCACGGGTTGCGACCTACCGGGTGGCGGCAGTGTTCTCGGCCGGGCTGAGCCAGTACGACAGCGGCGTCGTATTTTTGCCTTTGCGGGCGGCACAGATTTTCTTCCAGAAGCCGGATGGTGCGACCGGGATCGAAATCCGTGTGCATCAGCCTGATCAGGTGGATGCGATCGTGCCTGACCTGCGTCAGGCCCTGAACGGCCAGAAAGCGTTCGCTCGGGACTGGCGGCACAGCAATGATCTGCTGCTTGGTGTGTTGAGGGTGCAGCAGGACACGATGTTCATCGTGCTGGGGCTGATCATTCTGGTGGCTGCCTTCAACGTGATTTCCTCCCTGATCATGCTGGTGAAGGACAAGCGCCGCGACATCGCCATTCTGCGCACCATGGGGGCATCAAGCGGTGCTGTGATGCGTATTTTCCTGATGTGCGGCGCCTTTATCGGTATCAGCGGTACGGTGATCGGTACCGTCATCGGCATTGCGATCTGCCGGAACATTGTGGCCATCCAGCACTGGATTGAAGACATCAGTGGCGGCCAGGTGTTTGATTCATCGGTTTTCATGCTGACGGCCCTGCCGGATACGGTGGACTGGGCAGAGGTGATTAAAACCGTGCTGCTCGCCCTGATCCTTTCGGTAATGGCCACACTCTATCCAAGTTGGCGTGCGGCCCGTACCGATCCTGTCGAGGCTTTGCGTCATGAGTGA
- a CDS encoding ABC transporter ATP-binding protein — protein sequence MSDRSSCALRLEQVTRRYRSGDQDLVVLNHADLELRPGEIVALVAPSGTGKSTLLHLAGLLEKPDEGRVWIGSHDAGGLSDTARTALRRDHLGFVYQFHHLLGEFSALENVVLPQMIAGRTRRQAEQTALALLSAFGLQHRASHLPGMLSGGEQQRVAIARALANGPAVLLADEPTGNLDVHTAETVFSALLNAVRHQNVAALIATHNPDLAGRMDRQVTIREGRIVPA from the coding sequence ATGAGTGACCGCTCTTCCTGCGCCCTGCGGCTGGAGCAGGTCACACGCCGTTATCGCAGTGGTGACCAGGATCTTGTGGTACTCAATCATGCCGATCTGGAGCTGCGACCGGGTGAAATCGTGGCGCTGGTAGCGCCTTCAGGTACGGGCAAGTCGACCTTGCTGCATCTGGCTGGTTTGCTTGAAAAACCGGATGAGGGCAGGGTCTGGATTGGCAGCCATGATGCTGGCGGCCTGTCCGATACGGCCAGAACAGCGCTGCGGCGCGATCATCTGGGTTTCGTGTATCAATTCCATCATTTGCTCGGGGAGTTTTCCGCACTGGAAAATGTCGTTCTGCCGCAAATGATTGCGGGCAGAACACGCAGGCAGGCGGAGCAAACTGCGTTGGCCCTGCTCAGTGCATTTGGCTTGCAGCATCGGGCGTCCCATCTGCCGGGTATGCTGTCAGGGGGGGAGCAACAGCGTGTCGCCATCGCCCGGGCGCTGGCGAACGGCCCAGCCGTGCTGCTGGCGGATGAGCCGACGGGGAATCTTGATGTTCATACTGCCGAGACCGTGTTTTCGGCTTTGCTGAATGCCGTCCGGCATCAGAATGTAGCGGCCCTGATTGCCACTCATAATCCTGATCTTGCAGGCCGGATGGACCGTCAGGTCACCATCCGGGAGGGGCGGATCGTTCCCGCCTGA
- a CDS encoding tetratricopeptide repeat protein, producing the protein MDTTLDRNRVLAAHGHHEGLLFALNAIEATPSYGGHYLQLGNLLASLGDHSAASTALGRAESLLGADFSSVHEGLLFARNAIKASPDYAGGYVRLGNLLHALGQKAEAANAFRTALRIDPKGLDAQRFLNLAEGKANSAGKPVAQAAASHAAPSRATPHRPATPAPKEGFFRRLLRGLFGG; encoded by the coding sequence ATGGACACTACCCTTGATCGTAACCGCGTTCTAGCCGCTCATGGACATCATGAGGGGCTGTTGTTCGCGCTTAACGCCATTGAAGCCACCCCTTCCTATGGCGGCCATTACCTTCAGCTTGGCAATCTGCTGGCGTCTCTTGGCGACCATTCCGCTGCTTCTACAGCTCTTGGCAGGGCGGAAAGCCTGCTCGGGGCCGATTTCAGCAGCGTGCATGAAGGTCTGCTGTTTGCCCGCAATGCGATCAAGGCGTCGCCGGATTATGCTGGCGGCTATGTCCGTCTGGGCAATCTGCTGCATGCGCTCGGCCAGAAGGCGGAAGCCGCCAACGCATTCAGGACTGCGCTCCGGATTGATCCCAAGGGCCTTGATGCCCAGCGTTTCCTGAATCTGGCAGAAGGCAAGGCCAATTCGGCCGGGAAACCAGTTGCTCAGGCCGCTGCTTCCCATGCTGCTCCGTCCCGCGCGACGCCGCATCGTCCGGCGACACCGGCGCCAAAGGAAGGCTTCTTCCGTCGCCTGCTGCGTGGTCTGTTCGGCGGCTGA